In Arachis stenosperma cultivar V10309 chromosome 1, arast.V10309.gnm1.PFL2, whole genome shotgun sequence, one DNA window encodes the following:
- the LOC130965908 gene encoding small heat shock protein, chloroplastic-like — protein MASTLPNMSFCAHPSSIRVSNTKLLPFSRARNVTFHNNVKATAGNDASFQRTKQHQQLQPKMNKGLQSSPKVLLLNQFPEARTMRQMLDTMERIVENPLSYSSASPLIVTGNGEYNKGKLPWLIKEGKKDYKMRFNMPGMNKNDVKIWVEENMLVVKAEKEQRVHHEGQENGSEGHEDDWPASSYGRYNDRIALPENIEFDKIKAQVKDGVLYITVPKASNAAKKIDIDVE, from the exons atggccTCAACACTTCCAAATATGAGTTTCTGTGCTCACCCTTCATCTATAAGAGTTTCCAATACCAAATTGTTACCATTCTCAAGAGCAAGGAATGTAACTTTCCACAACAATGTAAAGGCTACTGCCGGAAATGATGCAAGCTTCCAGAGGACAAAGCAGCATCAACAATTGCAGCCTAAGATGAACAAGGGACTACAGTCTTCCCCCAAAG TGCTACTGTTGAACCAGTTTCCAGAAGCAAGAACAATGAGACAAATGTTGGACACAATGGAGAGGATTGTGGAGAATCCATTGTCATACAGCAGCGCTTCACCTTTGATAGTAACCGGAAACGGTGAATACAATAAAGGGAAGCTGCCGTGGTTAATaaaagaagggaagaaagaTTACAAGATGAGGTTTAATATGCCAGGTATGAACAAGAACGATGTAAAGATATGGGTTGAAGAGAACATGCTGGTTGTGAAGGCAGAGAAGGAACAGAGAGTGCACCATGAAGGTCAGGAAAATGGAAGTGAAGGGCATGAAGATGACTGGCCTGCCAGTAGCTATGGTAGATATAATGACAGGATTGCCCTTCCGGAAAACATTGAGTTCGACAAGATTAAAGCGCAGGTCAAAGATGGAGTTCTTTACATAACAGTTCCAAAAGCAAGTAACGCTGCAAAAAAGATTGACATAGATGTAGAGTAA
- the LOC130966250 gene encoding uncharacterized protein LOC130966250: MAMAAIRSINTVAEAMPRLTRFSLQAPKLVEVEFADGRVFKLSAEFLRINSPAVDGKIRSIGGEKVISGRRHVGIMSAEPVGNYGVRLNFDDLHKTGIYSWDYFYHLGSNKFTLMRNYIKTLKKYELSRDPRRKK, translated from the exons ATGGCCATGGCTGCGATTCGGAGCATCAACACAGTAGCAGAGGCTATGCCCCGACTCACCAGGTTCTCTCTTCAAGCCCCAAAATTG GTGGAGGTGGAATTTGCCGATGGTCGTGTATTCAAGTTGTCGGCTGAGTTTCTAAGAATAAACAGTCCTGCGGTTGATGGAAAAATCAGATCAATTGGAGGTGAAAAG GTAATATCTGGGAGACGGCACGTGGGAATCATGTCTGCAGAACCGGTAGGGAACTATGGGGTAAG GCTTAATTTTGATGACTTGCACAAAACTGGAATCTATTCGTGGGATTATTTCTATCACCTGGGAAGTAACAAGTTTACCCTCATGAGAAATTACATCAAAACACTGAAGAAATATGAGCTTAGCCGGGATCCACGCAGAAAAAAATGA
- the LOC130966256 gene encoding DNA-directed RNA polymerases II, IV and V subunit 12-like, translating into MDPPAEPVSYICGDCGMENTLKPGDVIQCRECGYRILYKKRTRRIVQYEAR; encoded by the exons ATGGATCCTCCAGCTGAGCCAGTTAGCTACATCTGCGGAG ATTGTGGTATGGAGAACACGCTGAAACCAGGTGATGTTATACAGTGCAGAGAGTGCGGCTACCGTATCCTTTACAAGAAGCGCACTCGTCGCA TTGTCCAGTATGAGGCACGTTGA
- the LOC130965788 gene encoding uncharacterized protein LOC130965788 isoform X1 — protein MFSSLWKEKKEDSSRTMEMLLTLVLFCILLQPARVSSTSQGIDQGYIDSNTGRTLQQEQDGNHQIHCSRERSRAAQKIIQEYLMPFVEKEKYHISRSCKLHPDNDLYRDQEQHKSHININEWQCGYCKKIFYEEKYLDQHFDNRHSNLLNLNQSQCLADLCGALHCDIEINSGLKKSKCNPAAAARNKHLCESLADSCFPVNDGPAASRLHEFFLHQFCDAHSCTGSRKPFSRGRRKKTNAFYIVASILLLMLLLLYYLYIYLYQRGMKRETQLLRRISQTGRKKKPS, from the exons ATGTTCTCGTCTCTTtggaaggaaaagaaagaagattcTTCGAGAACAATGGAGATGCTGTTGACGTTGGTTCTATTCTGCATTCTTCTTCAGCCCGCAAGGGTTTCTTCAACTTCTCAAGGCATTGATCAA GGTTATATAGATTCAAATACTGGAAG AACTCTGCAGCAGGAACAGGATGGTAATCATCAAATACATTGCTCTAGAGAAAGAAGCAGAGCAGCACAGAAGATCATTCAGGAG TATTTGATGCCGTTCGTGgagaaagaaaaatatcatATCTCAAGAAGTTGTAAGCTTCACCCCGACAATGATCTATACAGAGATCAGGAACAACATAAATCCCACATTAACATAAATGAATGGCAATGTGGTTACTGCAAGAAAATTTTCTATGAAGAGAAATATCTTGACCAACATTTTGATAACAGACACTCCAATTTGCTAAATTTG AATCAGAGCCAGTGCTTAGCAGATCTATGTGGCGCATTGCACTGTGACATTGAAATCAATTCTGGGTTGAAAAAATCAAAATGTAATCCTGCTGCCGCTGCAAGAAATAAACATCTGTGCGAG AGCTTAGCAGATAGTTGTTTTCCTGTTAATGACGGTCCTGCAGCAAGCCGACTCCATG AATTCTTCTTGCACCAATTCTGTGACGCACACAGCTGCACTGGAAGCAGGAAACCTTTCTCCAGAGGCCGCCGg AAGAAGACAAATGCATTTTACATCGTTGCTTCCATTTTGCTTTTGATGCTGCTGCTACTTTACTATCTCTATATCTACTTATATCAGAG AGGGATGAAAAGGGAAACTCAACTGTTGAGGCGCATCTCTCAAACTGGCAGAAAGAAGAAACCATCTTAA
- the LOC130965788 gene encoding uncharacterized protein LOC130965788 isoform X2 — protein MSLFRTLQQEQDGNHQIHCSRERSRAAQKIIQEYLMPFVEKEKYHISRSCKLHPDNDLYRDQEQHKSHININEWQCGYCKKIFYEEKYLDQHFDNRHSNLLNLNQSQCLADLCGALHCDIEINSGLKKSKCNPAAAARNKHLCESLADSCFPVNDGPAASRLHEFFLHQFCDAHSCTGSRKPFSRGRRKKTNAFYIVASILLLMLLLLYYLYIYLYQRGMKRETQLLRRISQTGRKKKPS, from the exons ATGTCACTATTCAGAACTCTGCAGCAGGAACAGGATGGTAATCATCAAATACATTGCTCTAGAGAAAGAAGCAGAGCAGCACAGAAGATCATTCAGGAG TATTTGATGCCGTTCGTGgagaaagaaaaatatcatATCTCAAGAAGTTGTAAGCTTCACCCCGACAATGATCTATACAGAGATCAGGAACAACATAAATCCCACATTAACATAAATGAATGGCAATGTGGTTACTGCAAGAAAATTTTCTATGAAGAGAAATATCTTGACCAACATTTTGATAACAGACACTCCAATTTGCTAAATTTG AATCAGAGCCAGTGCTTAGCAGATCTATGTGGCGCATTGCACTGTGACATTGAAATCAATTCTGGGTTGAAAAAATCAAAATGTAATCCTGCTGCCGCTGCAAGAAATAAACATCTGTGCGAG AGCTTAGCAGATAGTTGTTTTCCTGTTAATGACGGTCCTGCAGCAAGCCGACTCCATG AATTCTTCTTGCACCAATTCTGTGACGCACACAGCTGCACTGGAAGCAGGAAACCTTTCTCCAGAGGCCGCCGg AAGAAGACAAATGCATTTTACATCGTTGCTTCCATTTTGCTTTTGATGCTGCTGCTACTTTACTATCTCTATATCTACTTATATCAGAG AGGGATGAAAAGGGAAACTCAACTGTTGAGGCGCATCTCTCAAACTGGCAGAAAGAAGAAACCATCTTAA
- the LOC130966242 gene encoding GDSL esterase/lipase At5g55050-like: MGKSVIMLWSFSLFPSFFIFMNLLGFLEAQNKTPIVYVFGDSLVDVGNNNYLALSIERAALPHYGIDYPTKKPNGRFSNGKNAADFIAEKLGIPTSPPYLSLLSKSRNNKNVSFLGGVSFASGGAGIFSDKTDEISRQNIPLPNQVDYYIKVQGQLTQQIGGPELQCHLSKSIFVVVIGSNDLFGYFNSKDLQNKSTPQQYVDSMTSSLKLQLQRLYEQGARKFEIAGIGAIGCCPSNRLKNKTECFSEANYWALKYNEDLKTLLKNWQLEKKDIRYSYFDTYAAIEDLIQSPISYGFTEIKTACCGIGKLNAELPCLPISIVCSNRQDYLFWDPVHPTEAATRIFVDRLFDGPSKYASPITMRQLVAA; the protein is encoded by the exons ATGGGGAAAAGTGTTATTATGCTTTGGAGCTTTTCCCTCTTCCCCTCTTTCTTCATCTTCATGAACTTGTTGGGATTCTTAGAGGCTCAAAATAAGACTCCAATTGTTTATGTGTTTGGTGACTCTCTTGTTGATGTTGGCAATAACAATTACTTGGCTCTTTCTATTGAAAGAGCTGCTCTTCCTCACTATGGTATTGATTATCCTACAAAAAAACCAAATGGGAGGTTTAGTAATGGCAAGAATGCTGCAGATTTTATTG CTGAGAAATTGGGGATCCCAACTTCACCACCTTACCTCTCTTTGTTGTCCAAGTCCCGCAACAACAAGAATGTGTCATTTTTGGGTGGTGTTAGCTTTGCCTCTGGAGGTGCTGGAATATTCAGTGATAAAACAGATGAAATTTCT AGGCAAAACATACCTTTGCCAAATCAAGTGGACTACTACATCAAAGTGCAAGGGCAATTGACCCAACAAATAGGAGGACCTGAACTTCAGTGTCATCTCTCGAAATCCATCTTTGTTGTTGTGATTGGAAGCAACGATCTCTTTGGTTACTTCAACTCAAAGGATCTTCAAAATAAAAGCACCCCTCAACAATACGTTGATTCCATGACTTCCTCCCTAAAACTTCAACTacag AGATTATACGAGCAAGGTGCAAGGAAATTTGAAATTGCGGGAATTGGTGCAATTGGATGCTGCCCTTCAAACAGGCTTAAGAACAAAACAGAATGCTTCTCGGAAGCCAATTATTGGGCACTTAAATATAATGAAGATCTTAAAACCTTGTTGAAGAATTGGCAATTGGAGAAAAAGGACATAAGATACTCCTATTTCGATACTTATGCCGCTATCGAAGATCTCATTCAGAGCCCAATTTCTTATG GATTTACAGAAATAAAAACTGCTTGTTGTGGAATTGGTAAACTGAATGCTGAGCTTCCATGTCTCCCAATTTCCATTGTTTGTTCCAACAGACAAGACTATCTTTTCTGGGATCCTGTCCATCCTACTGAAGCTGCTACTCGCATCTTTGTCGATAGACTTTTTGATGGACCTTCAAAATATGCATCTCCTATTACTATGAGACAGCTTGTAGCTGCttga